The window GTATGCCAGAGGTATACAAAGGACGTTTGAAGCTACATTGATGTGATCCTTTTTATCAAAGGTTTGcgaaaacatgtttgtttattaATCAAATACGAGTATGTAGCTAGCATCATGTATACCTGTGCCTGCTATGACGATTTAAAAAAAGGTAACATTACTGACAAACACTTAATTTCCATCTCCTACTTCACTCTTCCAGTTATCGCATGGATCCAGACAGTGAGCTGAATACACAACGAGCTTTCAGTTTGCAATAGAAGTGCTATAAGCTACCTCTCATCCAAGACCAAGCCATCCGGACGGTTAACAAAATATacatgatacagtgcattcagaaagtattaagaACGCtttacttttaccacattttgtttctcataatacacacaatactccataatgacaaagcattgagtcttcttgggtatgacactacaagtttggcacagaTGTTAGGGTTCAAGTCTTGGCTCTGGATGgcccactaaaggacattcagacttgtcccgaagccactcctgcgtagtcttggctgtgtgcttagggtcgttgtcctgttggaaggtgaaccttcgccccaatctgaggtcctgagcgctctggagcaggttgtcatcaaggatctctgtattatgctcctttcatctttccctcattcctgactagtctcccaagccctgctgctgaaaaccatACCCACAACaggatcctgccaccaccatgcttcaccgtagggatggtgccaggattcctccagacataacgcttggcattcagggcaaagagttcaatcttggtttcattagaccagagaatcttgtttcatggtctgacagtctttaggtgtcttttggcaaactccaagtgggctgtcatgtgccttttactgagcagtggctgcCGTCTGGCCARtctaccataaaggcctgattggtagagtgctgcagagatggttgtccttctggattaTTCCCCAATCTCCACATTGGAGctttgtcagagggaccatcggggtcttggtcacctccctgaccaaggtcRTTCTCAtgtgcatttaccacaggtggactctaatgaggttgttagaaacatctcaaggatgatcaatggaaacaggatgcacctgagctcaatttcaagtctcatagcaaagggtctgaatacttttatttttagtacatttgcaaacatttctataaacctgttttccgCTTTGTCATTCAGTGTGTAGATTGGtgcggatttttttttttttttatgcattttagaataaggctgtaacgtaacaaaatgtggaaaaagtcaaggggtctgaatactttccgagagGACTGTATGATGGGGTGCATTTCAGTTTGATGGTTGGTATTGTTTTTACATTACTTTTATGTCAGAGTAGGGTTGTTGTACATGTCCTGTATTGCCACATGAGCCTTTGACTTTAGTCATTTCTCCAGATTCGCGGGACCCTCGACCTCATAGGATCTGGTCCAGGCACACAAAGATGGCTCTGCCATCTCTAAAACAAACAAGAACGGGCAGGAAGACATGGAAAATAGTGTATGTATTACTGCATTTGTTTTTTTTCAGTGTCCTTGAAGCATCCTTAATTAAATTGTCCTCAACATGACTTCCTAGGTGGGRTTTTGTTAAACTACAGTACTAGGTCATAAAAATTACAATACTTACTCCCCAATAAGAATCAACATGCTGGCAGAAATGGTGGTTTCCAAAAAAGGCTACTGTAGAATATAGGAGACAAGGGAGTTGACATTAAGCCCACCAGGACAGCTTAGTTTGAACCCAGTAGCCTAGACAATCTCTCTGCGKACTCAATCTTTGGGTCAAATTTAGCGCTAGACTTACCGTCCCATTGGTCCATTWATAATCACCTACCCGCAAGACACAACTCRTCTAAAAAAAGACAGYAATMAGATTGTTCAATAGCTTCCAGTGCATTTtattgtttgcttagaaattcacCAGACAGACATAGCTTGTAAGGACTGTCACTTAGATATAAATTAAAATGGGTTACTTTGCATCTCGTCTTGTAGCATCCACAGTGTTAACTTAATAACTCAAACAGGCCTCACATGCCTTCATTCCTATTAAAATATGAYCATTTTATTTCCCACCAAGAGGTGCAACCCCCAATCCCTGTCGWTTCGATTAATAAGCTCATTGAGCCGACTTGCTTTGAAAAGAGCAATGAAGACCTAGGCAGAAGAAAAAGTCAAAACAGGYAAAAAAACTGMCACGGGTCGTCATGGCGACAGATTTGATATACAAaactcctctgtccctctcgctTGTCACTAGCAGCTCACTCACAGCCAAGGAAAACCCCACTCTGATTGGACAAAGTGTTTCCATGAGAACAGAAACAGCTACGCTTGACACACCCATGGAGAAGGGAATGTCTGTGTGAGCCAGAACTGGGCGCTGaagtgagagagatggatggaagcAGTGGAAACCGTCTGAGCTGTGTGATTGAATCCCTGTAGCTGTCTGTCCTCACATGGCTTTGACTTTGATCTGCTTCATCTTCATCTGCTTCTTCTCAATCTTCTTCTGATCACGACGTTGAGCAGCCTCCTGGAAAAGGGGGKAACACCATAGAGACAGTTAGAGCAAGAGGTACAAAGAAGGCCAAGATGAACAGTGTGCTGTGTTCCAATGTGTAATGTTACAGTGTGTAGCGTTCCAGTGTGTTATTCTGCTGGTGGGCTGTGGTGGAGCTGACCTCCAGGCGGCGCTGTCTCTCAGGATCCTCCTCGCTCATGATCCTCTCCTTCTcagccctcttcttctcctcccgRCGGGTCTGAGCAGCCTCCTGGCGCTGATTGTGGGTCTGCTTCAGGAAGTTCTCCTCCACACGGGCACGGTTCTTATCCGCCTTCTGTTTTCCCTGGAggacagacacagggagagagggtgagcaaGGAGATGCAGTGATGGATGAAAGGAAGACtgtagattaaaaaaaagaaaaaaatctgtcAATAGGCCAGATTGAGGGTGTACTAGGAGACTAGTGTAATTATCCTTCCATTCTCACCTCTCTGTTGAGGCGGAGCTTCTTGACCTTGTCGATGCTGTAGATGACCATGTTCATCAGGGGTAGCAGAGTGTCCATGTCTTTGGGAGACGTGTTCCCCATGCCAGGCACTACATGCACAAYCACAGGAAAACATTTGTTAACATTTCATTCAGTCACTACGTATCAAATATGGTGAATCGGCTGCATGCCAAGTGTTGGAAAGCARTTCAAGTGGAYACAATTGGCTCACCATTAAATGTAAACAGCAGCGTCTTCTTGGTCTCAGGCAGCTTTAAGGGCTGTCCATCCCTGAAACACAACAGGGTTGAGAAGGAAGCTTCAGGTAACAGAAACAGCTGTACATCATTTCATAAGAGGCTTTAATACAAGACCAGAGGTAGGGGTGGAGTAAGGACATTGGTGTGATATAGTTAATATATTGTCGAAAAACTGACTTGCTTGGAGGCACACTTACTCTTGCACAACTTTTGWACCAGAAAATTGGTCAGAGAAATGGATGGACTCGATCTTGTCAGCATGGTTGGTGATATAATGAACCATCTGAAAGACAGACAGTGGAAGGGTGAATGAAAGAAAAACAAGGGGTCTGTCAAATTGTAGCACACTGTACTCTACATGTCATATTCTCCCACTACAAACAATAAGAGACCACTCTGCAATAGCCTCGTGACAAAGTCCCCACTGTAGTGAGTAGGCCACAACAGACTTGCTCACCTTGCTGTCCATCACACCATCCGTGACCTCACCCATCTCTGTCAGGATGGCCAGGAGCTCAGGAAGGCCGTACTTTGCTCCTGACTTGGGCTTGTCACTGCAGAACTCACtctggggacagacagacacacaaacaaagacgGGTCAATACATACACCCACGCAGCCTGAGGCTTATAGATGGTTAATAGTGTCTGGAWGGCTGAATGAAWSTATAGTGATGTTGGCKCYCCCCTCACCAAGTCCTGCATCTCRTTCTGCATCCGTGCCATGGCCTTTTTGGTGCCCACAGCAAACACAAARGTATCCATGTCCTCATCATTCAGAGTAACTTTGATTTGCTACAAAGAAAAATAGACAGAAATATACAGCAAGTCAGACAACAGAAAAGGTCTACCTTTAGGAAAGTATTTGTAAGCGCTGAGGTGAGTGACAATGTGACTGGTGATGTACATGTATGCAGGCATATGTACCCACCACTTGATCACAGACTGGCCTCATCATCCTGGCCAGTACATTCAGCAGGTCCTGCCTTTTCACAAACTGGAACAGACCAGAGAAAACATTGAAACAGCAGCTAGTTCTCACAcaaacactttctctctctctcttactcacacacactgtaaataccTTAAGCTGGATGAGCATGCCCTCACAACAGACTCGACCTGAGCACCACAGGTTGTAGATGTGCTCATTCTCCTGGTTCAGCTTCCCGGTGCTCACTGCATCCTTACTGGTGCCATCGTCACCCACCAAGGCAAAGTTGCTCTCCAGGAGCTCTCGGTGGGAGTTGAACCAGGCTGTGGCCAGACGGCTGTTCTTGTTCTTGCCYATGATGTAGTTCATGATATAGGCCAGCAGGCCCGTCACCATTAGAATTTCCATGTAGTAGCTCTCCCAGCTGTTCTGAAGGTGGGCCGGCACCTGGAAGGGGAAGACGGACAGACTTCATCACCTTGACAACCACAACATTAAGGATGTTTGATCTTGGKACTCACATTTAAGAYGGATGTTCTTCTTGGTTGTCYGAGTACAGTTTAAGAAATAGGTCTYGAATCAATGGCTTCATAWTGGTCACTAGTCTGGTGTTAACAGTGAACTTACTGTGTGGATGATCAGAGGGTCTTTAAGGGACTGGCTGGGCTTCTCCATGCCATCAAACTCGTCTGGATCGTACTTGCTGTACATGTCTTGATCCTACAGCAATACACAATTAAATAATGATTCGTTCTGGCACAAACCAAAAACACAGTGCATGGGATAGTGTGTCAACTAAGTTGTCCCTGGTCATATGCAAGCTACCAGGCCACTGCAGCCCCTAACCTGTGTATCGGAATCCTCAAAGCCGTCCTCCTGTCCGTCTTCCTCCAGCTCCACTGTGGCCTCGTCCTCATCGTCCTCAGCAGTCTGAGCAGGGGGGGCCGCACGGGGTGGAGGGGCCGTCTCTGGCTCGGCCACAGTGTCCTCGCTCACATCCTCAAACTCAGCAAAGTCATTGTCATCTGCAAAGTCTGCCAGGTCTTCCCCATCGTCAAAGTCATCGTTGTAGCGTCCCCTGGAGACGGGCAGTGCCAGGAGAAGTAGCAGCGCGGGCAGCAGGAGGTACACACTCCTCATGGTTGAAGCTGTGCCAGCACAGGCcggtagaggagaggacaggtggGAGAAGAGCAGGAGGAAGATAAGGAGGGAAAGGTAAATTCAGGTCAAACCAGGTGGGTTTGGAGGTGACAGAAGGTCKAACCAGCAATAGACAGAATGCCTCAGTCAGTCTCACACAGGCTGGCTGTCACAAAGATGTTTccaaaaaatatcttcattactgTGAGTTGATTTAGTTACATGCCCAGGATAGTAACTTGTTTGTTTACAACACATATCTATAATTTCATGCCTCTTACATCCACTCCCACTGAAAAGGTCAACATCCAAGAGAGTGGTAGCTAGGTCTGGACACTGTCAAATTACCTAAATCAAAAATGTGTCAGTCTGAACGCCATAGAATCTGTCCATCAATCGGACTGGACATGGACTGTGGTTATTGGTAATGACCCAGTGACCCTATCATTCACAAGTCATcaatattcaaaaaatatatgGCTCGCGTTGCTTTCTTTATAGACACATCATCATTCTAGACACTGTAGTCGATTTATGCTAGTTAACTACCACCTTAACAAACCACAGCTACAAATATCTTGCTTAGCATTCAGGtgcgctaactaacgttagctgtctgctGCTAGCCAAATCCACTCTCTGACtctgttagctagatagcttgaATTGGAGTGGCTAGCTGTAATCATAGAACATTTCAGATGGCTAAGATTACAAAGAGCTAGGAAATATGTAACCACAGTTGAcgatttcatgttaacaaacgaACTAAcgttagtctagctagctagataactcaCTGATTAGCCAACGTGTCCCAACCCCCCCATCTCTTCCCATTCTAACcgagcaagctagctaacgttaccaacCAAGTTATTGTCACCCTATAGCTAATAAGTGGTTTACAATATAACAATAGCCGGATTTATCAAGTTGAATCAAACTAAAGCAAAACAacacatgtaacgttagctgtaTGAATACCTATGGAGTGTTAAAATATAGTTTCCTATAGAAAACGCTGAGGTCGTCGTTAGCTTAGCTGTTCAATACAGTCCCCTTGACAGTTGATTCCCACAGAGTTTCTaaaaacccagaggcgcaactcGCGAGACTTCCTGTACCGCTTACGAAAagaccaggccggggtttgagaagtcaaataTTCTTCCTTGTTGTTTTTCGCGAAATCTAAGACAGCCTAGATTCAAGCCAATGTTGTAAGTGGTTAAATATGTTATTACTacaaccttgtgaaagtgacaaactgacactttTCATGTCGTTAAAAACAACTTTATAGCGAAGAAGTGCCTTTGAGTTGACGGCGTGCACATGCGCAGTTGGCCGACGTTACCCGTTGACGTTTAGCTGACTACCAACGTCGCATGACACCGCCTACAAGTGTGATTAGGGGTTTCTATTGGATAATCGGTTTATGGGCTttcaaacaactgggaactccggGAAAAAGAGGTCAAATAATAACACAGTGATCTTCGTCGGAAAGTCGGAGCCTGAAAGATGCCAGTTTCAGACTTGGAATTCGAGTTGCATGACTGTTCAAAAGTTTTTTCCCATGATTGAGTTTATCAAattgacaatatatatatttttggcatTTTATAGCCTAACTCTTTTCCTATACCTtaaacctaattatcctaacctgttaCGAAAAGTTAATtgtgacataaactgtatcctcTAGACAAAATCCCTAAGCAGAGTCCACCACCCTGTTACGCTgttaaaatagtaaaaacatcTTTGCATATTTGCAGAATGGTGTGATTGGTATGATGATTTCCACACTTTAATGGTGATGTTAGTCTATGAGCAGCAGCGTCACACCGCCGACATTTTCTTCGTGGGAGGAGATTGAGGAGAGTGATCCCACCCCTCTTTGTGGTTAGAGAGTGTTGTCGGAGTCGGGTCAAGTAGCAGGGGACTCAATTCGAAAAGCAGGCTCACTTACCCGGATCATCAAAATCGAGCGAATAGCAAATTCAGACTATTGGCCGTAAGCTAACGTGTGTCTCGAAGCTTCATTTAAGCATTAACGTCGCCTTCGTTTCCGACAGTGATAGGTATCACGCTGTGCAAGCGCCTATGCTAGCTAATGGCGTTAACTGGGCTAGTTTAGTATGCATAACTAACGACTGTTTGCTAGATAGCTGTCGTTTGACAGCCTTTGTCATTTGAACTGTTCAAATCTTCAATTCGGAAAGTCTTTAACGAGCCGTGGGGATATTTTGTTCCAAGGAAacagttgttttgttttatatagGTAAGGATTTGATATAAGAGTTCGTTTATTGAGCTATGTCTCTACCGGTAAGCGAAAAGAGACTCAAAATACGAAGCGCATGGACGGTGTATGCAATGAACTGGAGCGTTCGTCCCGACAAACGCTTTCGCCTGGCCCTTGGAAGTTTCGTTGAAGAAAATAACAATAAGGTGAGTAGAAGATGAACTGTATGTTTTTTGTTAACCAGTCCCAGTGTAGAATCAGAATAAATAGTTGGGACCCCGCGACTACAATGCTGTGATGTGGGCCACCCGAACAGATCTGGGTATAAACAGAACCCGGAACAGATCTTCGCTTCTATGTATAAGCTCAACACAAAGAATGAACATGACCAAAAAGTTAATAAAATAGTATGAAGTGTGTTTAAGCTCTGAGTAATTTGTTCCTTGTTAaatagtacagtcgtggccaaagttgagtgacacaaatattatttccacaaagttgctgcttcagtgtctttagatatttttgtcagatgttactatggaatacgaagtataattacaagcatttttaAGTgtcaggcttttattgacaatatcACGAAGTTGATgcagtcaatatttgcagtgttgaccttaTCTGCAAtcccctggcatgctgtcattaacttctgggccacatcctgactgatggcagcacattcttgcataatcaatgcttggagttgtcagaatttgtgaggttttgtttgtccacacttcttgaggattgaccacaagttctcaatgggattaaggtctggggagtttcctggcatggaccaaaatatcgatgtttttgtCCCGAGCCACTTAGATTACACTTGCATATGCAAGGTgctcatcatgctggaaaaggcattattcgtcaccaaactgttcctggatggttgggagaagttgcgcTTCggaatgtgttggtaccattctttattcatggctgtgttcttaggcaaaattgtgagtgagcccactcccttggctgagaagcaaccccacacatgaatggtctcagatgctttactgttgcatgacacaggactgatggtagcgctcaccttgtcttctccggacaagcttttttccagatgccccaaacaatcggaaagggattcatcagagaaaaggaCTTTACCCCAgtactcagcagtccaatccctgtacctttgcagaatatcagtctgtccctgatgtttttcctgagagaagtggcttctttgctgcccttcttcgACCAGGCCATTCTCCAAAAATCTTTGcgctcactgtgcgtgcagatgcactcacacctgcctgctgccattcctagAGCAAgcttgtactggtggtgccccgatcccgaacttaatcaactttaggagacggtcctggcgcttgctggactttcttgggcgccctgaagccttcttcacaacaattgaaccgctctccttgaagttcttgatgatctgataaatggttgatttaggtctTACTGGCAGCattatccttgcctgtgaagccctttttttgcaaagcaatgatgacggcacgtgtttccttgcaggtaaccatggttgacagaggaagaacaatgattccaagcacacatccttttgaagcttccagtctgttattcaactcaatcagcatgacaagggatctccagccctgtcctcatcaacactcacacctgtgttaacgagagaatcactgacatgattcagctggtccttttgtggcaggctgAAATcgagtggaaatgttttttggggattcagttatattgcatggcaaagagggacttgcaATTAATTGAATCATTTAtcatcttcataacattctgggtATATGCAAATGCCATCATACaaatgaggcagcagactttgaacatttatattttgtcattctcaaaacttttggggccacgactgtatatcaaGAGCGGTTTCTGATttaattattgttgttgttgcagtcaGATTTGGGTCTGGAGGAGGAGAGTTCAGAGTTCATCTGCAGGAACACCTTTGACCACCCCTACCCCACCACCAAGATCATGTGGATCCCGGACAGCAAGGGTGTTTACCCAGACCTGCTTGCCACTAGCGGGGACTACCTGCGCATCTGGAGGGTATGCATGCACCCACAGCCTCCTTGATACTAAATCATACGTAAACATAATAGATATATGTTGGGCGCTCCCTGGCCTGCACCCTCTTCTAACTATTGTGTCCCTCTTGCAGCATCTGGAGTTGCACTCTAGCTCAGTTACTTGCccagaggggactcttttctaCGTAGTTGTATAGCATCTCATGGCTTGTTAAATCTTACCCCTTAGGTCAGTGAAACAGAGACGCGCTTGGAATGCTTGCTGAATAACAACAAGAATTCTGACTTCTGTGCCCCACTCACCTCGTTTGACTGGAATGAAGTGGATCCTAATCTGCTGGGTAAGAGATGGGGCATATGCATATAGTAGAGCTGGGACTATAAACCTGAAAATGATTGACACTGACCAAATATCATGGACATTTTGCTGATCTCGTTTATTACAGTAAATAACCAATAGGTGCCCTagtagagaaatgtgaagtttcaaatgaaataagtttgctaatatgggtgattgttaatacAACAATTGATAGCTACAACATTCAAAGTAGTAGATTTAAGAGTAATATWAAAAAAATAACTTAATGCACATTAATGTTATTAACTTGTCCAAGTTATCGTGATAATTTAGTTCATTTATTGTGACATGGAtgtttgtccatatcgcccagctctagcaTATAGTCTATTGGTTTGCTGTCAGTGTCTACAGCATGTGTGTCAGAGTAAGTAGCGTAAAACAATTTTAAATGCAATCTCAAATAGCTGCCTGTCACTTTTAAAATCTGGGCATCGTCACATATTTCAGCAAATAAATGCTgggtctaaatgaattgtttacaaCTGTTACCATGGACACAGCTCTGATATTCCCACAGTCgtgcattacattttttattctgtCAATGTTGCAAGCCATGACGCcaccaaaaataaaacacagcATCAAATGAATGGTGCTAAAGCGTGAAATGGGGGGTGTGTGATAGGCAGCCTTT of the Salvelinus sp. IW2-2015 unplaced genomic scaffold, ASM291031v2 Un_scaffold16629, whole genome shotgun sequence genome contains:
- the ccdc47 gene encoding PAT complex subunit CCDC47; protein product: MRSVYLLLPALLLLLALPVSRGRYNDDFDDGEDLADFADDNDFAEFEDVSEDTVAEPETAPPPRAAPPAQTAEDDEDEATVELEEDGQEDGFEDSDTQDQDMYSKYDPDEFDGMEKPSQSLKDPLIIHTVPAHLQNSWESYYMEILMVTGLLAYIMNYIXGKNKNSRLATAWFNSHRELLESNFALVGDDGTSKDAVSTGKLNQENEHIYNLWCSGRVCCEGMLIQLKFVKRQDLLNVLARMMRPVCDQVQIKVTLNDEDMDTFVFAVGTKKAMARMQNEMQDLSEFCSDKPKSGAKYGLPELLAILTEMGEVTDGVMDSKMVHYITNHADKIESIHFSDQFSGXKVVQEDGQPLKLPETKKTLLFTFNVPGMGNTSPKDMDTLLPLMNMVIYSIDKVKKLRLNREGKQKADKNRARVEENFLKQTHNQRQEAAQTRREEKKRAEKERIMSEEDPERQRRLEEAAQRRDQKKIEKKQMKMKQIKVKAM